A stretch of Orientia tsutsugamushi DNA encodes these proteins:
- a CDS encoding conjugal transfer protein TraD produces the protein MANLMQQKITLQQKKAKLIMDEVNLKIKERKMRTRRLIEMGGLVAKAKLDHLSANTLFGAIVSLKETLTQHPNVQDHWTTIGKDIFDKEQQNKAAVILKFTSEPDENTKRHIRLHGLKWNSFRQEWCGHVKDIEALKNGLLNVQYSIELVV, from the coding sequence ATGGCAAATCTTATGCAGCAAAAAATTACTCTTCAGCAAAAAAAGGCTAAGCTAATCATGGATGAGGTTAACCTTAAAATTAAAGAACGTAAAATGCGTACTCGACGTCTTATCGAAATGGGTGGATTAGTTGCTAAAGCTAAGCTTGATCACTTATCAGCAAATACGTTATTTGGTGCAATTGTTTCACTAAAAGAAACTTTAACACAACATCCAAATGTTCAGGATCATTGGACTACAATAGGTAAAGATATTTTTGATAAAGAACAGCAAAATAAAGCTGCTGTGATTTTAAAATTCACCTCTGAACCAGACGAAAACACTAAGCGCCACATTCGCCTTCATGGCTTAAAATGGAATAGCTTTCGTCAAGAATGGTGCGGTCATGTTAAGGACATTGAGGCCTTAAAGAATGGCCTTCTCAATGTTCAGTATAGTATAGAACTTGTAGTGTGA
- a CDS encoding toprim domain-containing protein, producing MQQSGIKGNIIASAGIANLRNYSPFPGEKIIIAADNDSKNPITNNTVIKAAKTLEMKRAITCIVKPPENGDFNTLLQSCGDQSIRDIIEPEITKLTKAVETTKLTQTENNSIAKQNDITNVKELYNKSSSLYYFKQEEEAKVETIVVNKYLENHTGIYSSKIFNNPNLRANMVFDEETQKSWPKRKDHSSS from the coding sequence TTGCAGCAATCAGGCATTAAAGGTAATATCATTGCTAGTGCAGGAATTGCGAATTTGAGAAATTATTCACCATTTCCTGGTGAAAAAATCATCATTGCAGCAGATAATGATAGCAAAAATCCTATAACTAATAATACTGTAATTAAAGCTGCAAAAACGTTAGAAATGAAGAGAGCGATAACTTGTATAGTCAAACCACCAGAAAATGGTGATTTTAATACTCTGTTGCAAAGTTGTGGAGACCAGTCAATTAGAGACATTATAGAACCTGAAATTACTAAACTGACTAAGGCAGTTGAAACAACCAAACTTACTCAAACAGAAAATAATAGTATAGCAAAACAAAATGATATTACGAATGTTAAAGAATTGTATAATAAATCGTCATCTCTATACTACTTTAAACAAGAAGAGGAAGCTAAGGTGGAAACGATAGTAGTTAATAAATATCTAGAAAACCATACAGGAATTTATAGTTCAAAAATCTTTAATAATCCTAATTTAAGGGCAAATATGGTTTTTGATGAAGAGACTCAAAAATCCTGGCCCAAAAGAAAAGATCATTCTAGCAGTTAA
- a CDS encoding Rpn family recombination-promoting nuclease/putative transposase, producing MTKQLKHDSLAKTIMSDPVAAQEFLEYYLPSDFKSLIDLSQIKVEQESYIEESLKKKYSDIVYRVATKKHGNAFIYILIEAQSTVDYWTALRLWRYTLLLCERHKKEKTKLPLVYNLVIYNGKEVYKAPRNLWDLFTDSMIAKQLMTSDYQLVDLQSMSNDEIVRKKHIGMLEYMLKHIHQRDMLKLWEEFLIKFKHVLILDKEKGYIYLRSFLWYTDTKLLESQQPELEQVLAKYLSEEEKSNIMRTIAAKYIDEGIEIGETKGRAEGIEIGEIKGIAKGRAEGRAEGIEIGEVKAKQELARNLLKAGFSVEFISENTGLSKEEVVNLKNNIEY from the coding sequence ATGACAAAACAATTAAAGCATGATTCATTGGCAAAGACAATCATGAGTGATCCAGTGGCTGCACAAGAATTTCTAGAGTATTATTTACCAAGCGATTTCAAGAGTTTAATAGATTTATCACAAATAAAAGTAGAGCAAGAGAGTTATATAGAAGAATCGTTAAAGAAAAAATACAGCGATATCGTCTATAGAGTTGCAACCAAAAAGCATGGCAATGCTTTTATTTATATATTAATTGAAGCTCAATCAACCGTCGATTATTGGACAGCTCTGCGGTTATGGAGATACACATTGTTATTGTGCGAAAGGCATAAGAAAGAAAAAACTAAATTACCATTAGTGTATAATTTAGTGATCTACAACGGCAAAGAGGTCTACAAAGCACCTAGGAATTTGTGGGATTTATTTACCGATTCAATGATAGCTAAGCAATTAATGACTTCTGACTATCAATTAGTCGATTTGCAAAGTATGTCGAATGATGAAATTGTTAGGAAAAAGCATATCGGAATGCTCGAATATATGCTAAAGCACATTCATCAACGAGATATGTTAAAGCTTTGGGAAGAGTTTCTAATAAAGTTCAAACATGTTTTAATACTTGACAAAGAAAAAGGCTATATTTACCTACGATCATTTTTATGGTATACTGATACTAAATTACTAGAGAGTCAGCAACCAGAATTAGAGCAGGTTCTGGCTAAGTATTTATCTGAAGAAGAAAAAAGTAATATTATGAGAACTATTGCTGCAAAATATATTGATGAAGGTATAGAGATTGGTGAGACTAAAGGCAGAGCTGAAGGTATAGAGATTGGTGAGATTAAAGGCATAGCTAAAGGCAGAGCTGAAGGCAGAGCTGAAGGCATAGAGATTGGTGAAGTAAAGGCTAAACAAGAGCTTGCAAGGAACTTATTAAAAGCTGGCTTTTCAGTTGAATTTATTTCTGAAAATACCGGATTGTCAAAAGAAGAAGTGGTTAATTTAAAAAATAACATAGAGTATTAA
- a CDS encoding type IV secretion system DNA-binding domain-containing protein: MNFQNQGNFTRGSQLFAHKLRMFGQGSTNVFIIGLGLSIFWIICRLYQKVFLSSLYYFAIERYVQLKLAIGEHFYDIDQIGIKFYSLRFKKWMHLNAQDFLHEFYTSQHGFKIQQLLEFLINSALLEGLIVFAIGVIISIVFFTAQGKKTIIKAKIRGADFVGYKCLAKMLKRAKKASKIRFGGLPLVKNSERLHILITGTTGTGKTNMLNELLPQIRLHKDRAIIVDTTGTFIDRFFDSKCDKLLNPFEKNSEQWLPWNDCFEAADFHDIASSFSNYTPKLDDFFAKNAELVLSEALKLYKDDKDIIKLIHTIIYSDNRQFAKAFRNTAVSGIISESALETSAGIQSTLGKNITSLQYLKPGGSFSIKEWFSNSNETGWLFITANPNQRATLCPLISAWISIAIKALMCRNPNHDNKNMWFILDELPALQKVSSLPVALAESRKYGGCFVAGLQNIHQLEAIYGAAECASMLDLFNSKFIFRVSDQVTAYKSALTLGEQEIIETQENLSYGSNTMRDGVNMNNVERKKILVIPSEIMNLPDLTCYVKLAGNFPITKLTMQLQNLNTAFVCEYKLLKKLKLVEY, translated from the coding sequence ATGAATTTTCAGAATCAAGGAAATTTCACCAGGGGCTCGCAGTTATTTGCCCATAAGTTAAGAATGTTTGGGCAAGGTAGTACCAACGTTTTTATAATTGGATTAGGATTATCGATATTCTGGATTATATGTCGATTATATCAAAAAGTTTTTCTGAGCAGCTTGTATTATTTTGCAATTGAAAGATATGTGCAGCTTAAGCTAGCAATTGGTGAGCATTTTTATGATATCGATCAAATAGGCATTAAGTTTTATAGTTTAAGGTTTAAAAAATGGATGCACCTCAATGCTCAAGACTTTTTGCATGAGTTTTATACAAGCCAACATGGATTTAAAATACAGCAATTATTGGAATTCTTAATTAATTCAGCATTGTTAGAAGGATTAATTGTTTTTGCTATTGGTGTGATAATCTCAATTGTTTTCTTTACAGCTCAAGGTAAAAAAACGATTATTAAGGCCAAAATTAGAGGTGCTGATTTTGTAGGATACAAATGCTTAGCCAAAATGCTAAAAAGAGCTAAAAAGGCCTCTAAAATCCGTTTTGGAGGCTTACCATTAGTAAAGAATAGTGAAAGATTACACATTCTGATTACTGGAACAACAGGTACCGGTAAAACTAATATGCTTAACGAACTGCTACCACAAATTCGATTACATAAGGATCGAGCAATAATTGTAGACACAACTGGAACTTTTATTGATAGATTTTTTGACTCTAAATGTGATAAACTGCTTAATCCTTTTGAAAAAAATAGTGAACAATGGTTGCCTTGGAATGATTGTTTTGAAGCAGCTGATTTTCATGATATAGCGAGTAGTTTTAGTAATTATACTCCTAAACTTGATGACTTTTTTGCTAAAAATGCTGAATTAGTCTTGTCTGAAGCATTGAAGCTATATAAGGATGATAAAGATATCATAAAACTAATTCATACAATCATTTACTCTGATAATAGACAATTTGCAAAAGCTTTTAGAAACACAGCTGTATCAGGTATTATAAGCGAAAGCGCGCTCGAAACTTCTGCAGGAATTCAATCTACTCTTGGAAAGAATATTACTTCGCTACAATATTTAAAGCCTGGAGGTAGTTTTAGCATCAAGGAATGGTTTAGTAATTCAAATGAAACTGGCTGGCTATTTATCACAGCTAACCCAAATCAAAGAGCTACTTTATGCCCACTTATTTCAGCATGGATAAGCATAGCTATCAAAGCTTTGATGTGTAGAAATCCTAATCATGATAACAAAAACATGTGGTTTATACTTGATGAACTGCCAGCTCTACAAAAAGTTTCGTCTTTACCAGTTGCTTTGGCTGAAAGTAGAAAGTATGGAGGCTGCTTTGTTGCTGGATTGCAGAACATTCATCAATTAGAAGCAATATATGGGGCTGCTGAATGTGCTTCTATGCTGGATTTGTTTAATAGTAAATTTATTTTTCGAGTTAGCGATCAGGTTACAGCTTATAAGTCAGCATTAACACTAGGTGAACAAGAAATTATTGAAACTCAAGAGAACTTGTCATATGGATCAAATACTATGCGAGATGGAGTAAATATGAATAATGTTGAGCGTAAAAAGATTTTAGTTATTCCATCTGAAATTATGAACCTACCAGACCTTACATGTTATGTAAAGCTTGCCGGTAACTTTCCCATCACAAAACTAACTATGCAGCTACAAAACTTAAATACAGCTTTTGTTTGTGAATATAAATTGCTCAAAAAACTTAAGTTAGTAGAGTATTAA
- a CDS encoding Rpn family recombination-promoting nuclease/putative transposase: protein MHLSRFLDPKNDVAFKKIFGSEKNKDILIHFLNDILLFEGNREITEVEFLGTILDADIASKKESIVDVLCKDKNGTQYIIEMQVDPTQGFEKRAQYYAAKAYGRQPNRGKEGKYSDLKEVIFIAIADYKLFPNKEDYISRHVILDKKTYEHDLKDFSFTFIELPKFKKNRVEELNDITEKWCYFFKHAKETTLDGYNKIIGKDLIIKKAYEALDQFNWSEDELITYEQELKRIWDNKAVEDYKLERAKAEGKAEGKAEGKAEGIKLGEAKAKKDLAIKLLKSELSVETIAEYTNLSIQEVLNLKNSVK from the coding sequence ATGCATTTATCAAGATTTCTAGATCCAAAGAATGATGTAGCATTTAAAAAGATATTTGGATCAGAAAAAAACAAGGACATACTAATACATTTTCTGAACGATATATTGTTGTTTGAAGGGAATAGAGAAATAACAGAAGTAGAGTTTTTAGGAACGATATTAGATGCAGACATAGCGTCAAAAAAAGAATCAATAGTAGATGTTTTGTGTAAAGATAAAAATGGAACGCAATATATAATAGAAATGCAAGTAGATCCTACACAAGGATTTGAAAAAAGAGCACAGTATTATGCAGCAAAAGCATATGGCAGGCAACCAAATAGAGGAAAGGAAGGAAAATACTCAGACCTAAAGGAAGTTATATTTATAGCTATAGCAGATTATAAATTGTTTCCAAACAAAGAAGACTATATATCAAGGCATGTAATACTGGATAAAAAGACATATGAGCATGATCTAAAGGACTTTTCATTTACCTTTATAGAATTACCAAAATTTAAAAAAAATAGAGTGGAAGAGTTAAATGATATAACAGAGAAGTGGTGCTATTTTTTTAAACATGCAAAAGAAACAACATTAGATGGATATAATAAAATAATAGGTAAAGATTTAATAATAAAAAAAGCGTATGAGGCATTAGATCAGTTTAATTGGAGTGAAGACGAACTAATAACCTATGAACAAGAGTTAAAGCGTATATGGGATAATAAAGCAGTAGAAGATTATAAACTCGAACGCGCTAAAGCTGAAGGTAAAGCTGAAGGTAAAGCTGAAGGTAAAGCTGAAGGCATAAAGCTCGGTGAAGCTAAAGCAAAAAAAGATTTGGCAATAAAATTATTGAAATCTGAATTATCAGTTGAGACAATTGCTGAATATACGAATTTATCAATACAAGAAGTATTAAATTTAAAAAATAGTGTAAAATAA
- a CDS encoding tetratricopeptide repeat protein, whose protein sequence is MLANKYFSKGNSFFQLRKYQEAIKNYDVAIKCNPDFIEAYMNKGIALRELGQYQKAIEIFDTAIRYEPDLAKAYYAKGLSLYELGQYQEAIKNFDIAIKYKPDFAEAYVNKGMALKALAQHQKAIEIFDTAIRYEPDLAEAYYSKGLSLYELGQHQEAIKNFDIAIKYKQDFAEAYVSKGMSLRALAQYQEAIENFDLAIKYKPDFTLAYYSKGFSLSELGQHQEAIKNFDTAIRYNPNDAEAYYSKGLSLYELGQHQEAIKNFDTAIRYRPDDAEAYVNKGISLDELGQYQEAIKNYDQAIQYDSTNLGIYINRGVSLCELGHHQEAIKNYDVAIKYKPDLVEAYVNKGESLKALGHHQEAIKNYDIAIKYKPDFALAYVNKGNALKKLDKLLEAIENYDQAIKYKPDLPNAYNNKGTALCTLEQYQDAIENFDLAIKYKPDFALAYVNKGAALKELGRHQEAMESCELAVKYDYDDEYAYQLANELAKKLKKSNLHIITD, encoded by the coding sequence ATGCTAGCAAACAAATATTTTAGTAAAGGGAATTCATTTTTTCAGTTAAGAAAATATCAAGAAGCAATTAAAAATTATGATGTAGCTATTAAGTGTAATCCAGATTTTATAGAAGCTTATATGAATAAAGGAATTGCTTTAAGGGAATTAGGACAATATCAAAAGGCAATAGAAATTTTTGATACAGCTATTAGATATGAACCAGATTTGGCAAAAGCTTATTATGCTAAAGGACTTTCTTTATACGAACTAGGACAATATCAAGAGGCAATAAAGAATTTTGATATAGCTATTAAGTATAAACCAGATTTTGCAGAAGCTTATGTTAATAAAGGAATGGCTTTAAAGGCATTAGCACAACATCAAAAGGCAATAGAAATTTTTGATACAGCTATTAGATATGAACCAGATTTGGCAGAAGCTTATTATTCTAAAGGACTTTCTTTATACGAACTAGGACAACATCAAGAGGCAATAAAGAATTTTGATATAGCTATTAAGTATAAACAAGATTTTGCAGAAGCTTATGTTAGTAAAGGAATGTCTTTAAGGGCATTAGCACAATATCAAGAAGCAATAGAGAACTTTGATTTAGCTATTAAGTACAAACCAGATTTTACACTAGCTTATTATTCTAAAGGATTTTCTTTATCCGAACTAGGACAACATCAAGAGGCAATAAAGAATTTTGATACTGCTATTCGATACAACCCAAATGATGCAGAAGCTTATTATTCTAAAGGACTTTCTTTATACGAACTAGGACAACATCAGGAAGCAATAAAGAATTTTGATACTGCTATTCGATACAGACCAGATGATGCAGAGGCTTATGTTAATAAAGGAATATCTTTAGACGAATTAGGACAATATCAGGAAGCAATTAAAAATTATGATCAAGCTATTCAATATGATTCAACTAATCTAGGTATTTATATTAATAGAGGAGTTTCTTTATGCGAACTTGGACACCATCAAGAGGCAATAAAAAATTATGATGTAGCTATTAAGTATAAACCAGATTTGGTAGAAGCTTATGTTAATAAAGGAGAGTCTTTGAAGGCATTAGGGCACCATCAAGAGGCGATTAAAAATTATGATATAGCTATTAAGTATAAACCAGATTTTGCACTAGCTTATGTTAATAAAGGAAATGCTTTGAAAAAGCTTGATAAGCTACTAGAAGCAATTGAAAATTATGATCAAGCTATTAAGTATAAACCAGATTTACCAAATGCTTACAATAATAAAGGAACTGCTTTATGTACACTAGAACAATATCAAGATGCAATAGAGAATTTTGATTTAGCTATTAAGTATAAACCAGATTTTGCACTAGCTTATGTTAATAAAGGAGCTGCTTTGAAGGAATTAGGGCGACATCAAGAAGCAATGGAAAGTTGTGAACTGGCTGTTAAATATGATTATGATGATGAGTACGCATACCAGTTAGCAAATGAACTTGCAAAAAAATTAAAAAAAAGCAATCTCCACATCATAACTGATTAA
- the ltrA gene encoding group II intron reverse transcriptase/maturase → MLNANVTIETKDNFKKIYWHSIDWKEIIQKVNNLRRRIYRASANGNMKLVRNLQRLMLKSRANRLLAIRRVTQINKGRKSPGIDKIVVKTDKERSLLMEKLADNNLSSVKPIKRVYIPKSNGESRPLGLPTIVDRCRQAVVKSALEPYWEAKFEGCSYGFRPGRSAHDAIQRISGIIRHGTNRNWILDADIKGAFDNIDHNFLLKIIGNFPARNWIQAWLKSGVMQDYQIIKTTAGTPQGGLISPLLLNITLHGMSDILNIIYNKYDHLYSKSEYALVRYADDFVVCAKSESSCIRAKSIINDWLSIRGLELSKEKTRILHINEGFDFLGFNIRQYKTNSTRRGVALLVKPSKDSIKSFKKRMSIEWKKSFSWNIDRIIDNLNSKIFGWCSYFNKVVSKKIFSNLDCWMWIRQARFACRKHPKKSWEWLKKKYWGRIKGRNDNWVFMNKDLYLWKLQWTTIKRHILVKGKSSPDNSKLREYWHKRQADSPKYLFKSRQILWRRQKGKCLVCFDLIDNGESVHVHHITPIRCGGTDHINNLCLLHENCHRQVHSNRGQLIAAVCKLLEPYAE, encoded by the coding sequence ATGCTAAACGCAAATGTAACAATTGAGACTAAAGATAATTTCAAGAAAATCTATTGGCATTCAATAGACTGGAAAGAAATTATACAAAAGGTTAATAATCTTCGTAGACGTATTTATAGGGCATCTGCAAATGGTAATATGAAGTTAGTACGTAACTTACAAAGATTGATGTTAAAATCAAGAGCAAATAGGTTACTTGCTATAAGACGTGTTACTCAAATCAACAAAGGACGAAAAAGTCCTGGAATTGATAAAATAGTTGTTAAGACAGATAAAGAAAGGAGTCTGTTGATGGAAAAGTTAGCAGATAATAATCTATCATCTGTAAAACCGATTAAGCGTGTATACATACCAAAAAGTAATGGCGAATCTAGACCTTTAGGCTTGCCAACTATTGTGGATAGGTGTAGACAGGCTGTTGTAAAATCAGCACTTGAACCATATTGGGAAGCTAAGTTTGAAGGTTGCAGCTATGGCTTTAGACCTGGACGTAGCGCTCACGATGCAATACAGAGAATATCTGGTATTATTCGACATGGAACCAATAGAAATTGGATATTAGATGCTGATATTAAAGGAGCATTTGATAATATTGATCATAATTTTCTTTTGAAAATTATAGGAAATTTCCCTGCTCGTAATTGGATTCAAGCATGGCTTAAATCTGGTGTAATGCAGGATTATCAAATTATCAAAACAACAGCTGGTACTCCACAAGGTGGATTAATTTCTCCATTACTTTTAAACATAACTCTTCATGGAATGAGTGATATACTTAATATTATCTATAATAAGTATGATCACCTATATTCTAAATCCGAATATGCTTTAGTGAGATACGCTGATGATTTTGTCGTTTGCGCTAAGTCAGAAAGCTCATGTATCAGAGCCAAAAGTATTATTAATGATTGGTTAAGTATTAGAGGCTTAGAATTGTCAAAGGAAAAAACCAGGATACTTCATATTAATGAAGGTTTTGATTTCCTTGGATTTAATATTCGACAATATAAAACCAATAGTACAAGAAGAGGTGTAGCTCTACTAGTTAAACCGTCTAAAGACTCTATAAAGTCGTTTAAAAAACGAATGTCAATAGAATGGAAAAAAAGTTTCTCATGGAATATTGATAGAATAATTGATAATCTAAATTCTAAAATATTTGGATGGTGCAGTTATTTCAACAAAGTTGTGTCCAAGAAAATTTTTTCCAATTTAGACTGTTGGATGTGGATTCGACAAGCAAGATTTGCATGTAGAAAACATCCTAAAAAATCCTGGGAATGGCTTAAGAAAAAGTATTGGGGTCGCATTAAAGGCAGAAATGATAATTGGGTCTTTATGAATAAAGATCTATATCTATGGAAATTACAATGGACAACGATTAAACGACATATTCTTGTTAAAGGTAAATCTTCTCCTGATAATTCAAAACTTAGAGAATATTGGCATAAACGTCAGGCTGATAGCCCTAAGTATTTGTTTAAATCTAGGCAGATTCTTTGGCGTAGACAAAAGGGTAAATGTCTTGTTTGTTTTGATTTAATAGATAATGGTGAAAGTGTTCATGTACATCATATAACACCTATAAGATGTGGTGGCACTGACCATATTAACAATTTGTGCTTATTGCATGAAAACTGCCATCGACAAGTACACAGTAATCGCGGACAACTTATTGCAGCTGTTTGTAAATTGCTTGAGCCGTATGCGGAGTAA
- a CDS encoding MobA/MobL family protein, translating into MRIGIEMAIQFARIEFLRRSEGGDSCRKAAYNARTIVKNKQTGIRYNFSRKKDNVYHTVLIPDYVNQDFKNIQTLMNEVERTETRENSKLLKDIVIALPDEKELNLEHRIELTHRIVDAMEWVQNGLGVQIDIHKPQIGDKNWHVHILVTTRRFKENGEELGDKAVDLEAKFITVKGQWRIIKDSKMIHEIAKEETNAYFAELGLPYRVDETSEVPGKHIGPRRIRNFINEVLNENELRKEAHLKIINDADVITDSITHYKSIFTKQDVEKAVKDIPDPTAREQLVQQVLSSNRILELYHDDGESSKYFTTIEVRNEETRIIRIANKINNQVYYNDIYNLKSDIEGLANVSEEQKQALSHILLSTSGVRVLRGRAGTGKSYVLIKAHKLATNRGQKVIGLAPTHKAVSELRSKGYTEVYTVKGFLYNRKKNFYARQLNSSR; encoded by the coding sequence GTGAGAATTGGTATTGAGATGGCTATACAGTTTGCAAGGATTGAATTTTTACGTAGAAGTGAAGGAGGTGATAGTTGTCGTAAGGCAGCGTATAATGCAAGAACTATTGTTAAAAATAAGCAGACAGGTATAAGGTATAACTTCTCTCGTAAGAAAGATAACGTATATCATACAGTGCTGATACCGGATTATGTAAATCAAGACTTCAAGAATATTCAAACATTAATGAATGAGGTAGAACGAACAGAAACAAGAGAAAATAGTAAGTTGTTGAAGGATATAGTAATAGCGTTGCCAGATGAGAAGGAGCTAAATTTAGAGCATAGAATAGAACTAACTCATCGAATAGTTGATGCAATGGAATGGGTGCAAAATGGTCTTGGAGTACAGATAGACATTCATAAGCCTCAAATAGGAGATAAAAACTGGCATGTGCATATATTGGTTACTACAAGAAGATTTAAAGAGAATGGTGAAGAATTGGGTGATAAAGCTGTTGACTTAGAGGCTAAATTTATAACAGTAAAAGGTCAGTGGCGTATTATTAAAGATTCCAAGATGATTCATGAAATAGCAAAAGAAGAAACTAATGCATATTTCGCTGAATTAGGCTTACCATATAGAGTTGACGAGACAAGCGAAGTACCTGGAAAGCATATTGGACCTCGTAGAATTAGGAATTTTATTAATGAAGTATTAAATGAAAATGAGTTACGTAAAGAGGCTCATTTGAAGATTATTAATGATGCTGACGTAATAACGGATTCTATAACACATTACAAATCTATTTTTACTAAGCAGGATGTTGAAAAAGCAGTAAAAGATATACCAGATCCAACAGCAAGAGAACAGTTAGTTCAGCAAGTGCTTAGTTCAAATAGAATACTAGAGTTATACCATGATGATGGTGAAAGTAGCAAATATTTTACGACAATTGAGGTTCGAAATGAGGAGACGAGAATAATCAGAATAGCTAATAAAATCAATAATCAGGTTTATTACAACGATATTTACAATCTTAAAAGTGATATCGAAGGTCTAGCAAATGTTAGTGAGGAACAGAAACAAGCGCTAAGTCATATTTTGCTTAGCACTAGTGGAGTTAGAGTCTTAAGAGGAAGAGCTGGTACAGGAAAATCTTATGTTTTAATAAAAGCGCATAAGCTCGCAACAAATCGTGGACAAAAAGTTATTGGTCTTGCTCCTACTCATAAGGCAGTATCAGAGCTGAGGAGCAAAGGTTATACTGAGGTCTATACAGTAAAGGGATTTTTATATAATCGAAAAAAAAATTTTTATGCAAGACAGCTTAATAGTAGTAGATGA
- a CDS encoding toprim domain-containing protein, producing the protein MLYLNLAGDKANISINRRSFSKISGSFITIAKRNANDPNITIIAEGAETALSLQQSGIKGNIIASAGIANLRNYSPFPGEKIIIAADNDSKNPITNNTVIKAAKTLEMKGAITCIVKPPENGDFNNLLQSC; encoded by the coding sequence GTGCTATATCTAAATTTGGCAGGAGATAAGGCGAATATTTCAATTAACAGAAGATCTTTCAGTAAAATCAGCGGATCGTTCATAACAATCGCAAAGCGAAATGCGAATGACCCTAATATAACAATTATAGCAGAAGGCGCTGAAACAGCATTGAGCTTGCAGCAATCAGGCATTAAAGGTAATATCATTGCTAGTGCAGGAATTGCGAATTTGAGAAATTATTCACCATTTCCTGGTGAAAAAATCATCATTGCAGCAGATAATGATAGCAAAAATCCTATAACTAATAATACTGTAATTAAAGCTGCAAAAACGTTAGAAATGAAGGGAGCGATAACTTGTATAGTCAAACCACCAGAAAATGGTGATTTTAATAATCTGTTGCAAAGTTGTTGA
- a CDS encoding Rpn family recombination-promoting nuclease/putative transposase translates to MTKQLKHDSLAKTIMSDPVAAQEFLEYYLPMNFKSLIDLSQIKVEQESYIEESLKKKYSDIVYKVATKKHGNAFIYILIEAQSTVDYWTALRLWRYTLLLCERHKKEKTKLPLVYNLVIYNGKEVYNAPRNLWDLFTDSMIAKQLMTSDYQLVDLQSMSNDEIVRKKHIGMLEYMLKHIHQRDMLKLWEEFLIKFKHVLILDKEKGYIYLRSFLWYTDTKLLESQQPELEQVLAKYLSEEEKGNIMRTIAAKYIDEGRAEGIKLGETKGRAEGRAEAAQGLARNLLKAGFSVEFISENTGLSKEEVINLKNNIEY, encoded by the coding sequence ATGACAAAACAATTAAAGCATGATTCATTGGCAAAGACAATCATGAGTGATCCAGTGGCTGCACAAGAATTTCTAGAGTATTATTTACCAATGAATTTCAAGAGTTTAATAGATTTATCACAAATAAAAGTAGAGCAAGAGAGTTATATAGAAGAATCGTTAAAGAAAAAATACAGTGATATCGTCTATAAAGTTGCAACCAAAAAACATGGCAATGCTTTTATTTATATATTAATTGAAGCTCAATCAACCGTCGATTATTGGACAGCTCTGCGGTTATGGAGATACACATTGTTATTGTGCGAAAGGCATAAGAAAGAAAAAACTAAATTACCATTAGTGTATAATTTAGTGATCTACAACGGCAAAGAAGTCTACAACGCACCTAGGAATTTGTGGGATTTATTTACCGATTCAATGATAGCTAAGCAATTAATGACCTCTGACTATCAATTAGTCGATTTACAAAGTATGTCGAATGATGAAATTGTTAGGAAAAAGCATATCGGAATGCTCGAATATATGCTAAAGCACATTCATCAACGAGATATGTTAAAGCTTTGGGAAGAGTTTCTAATAAAGTTCAAACATGTTTTAATACTTGATAAAGAAAAAGGCTATATTTACCTAAGATCATTTTTATGGTATACTGATACTAAATTACTAGAGAGTCAGCAACCAGAATTAGAGCAGGTTCTGGCTAAGTATTTATCTGAAGAAGAAAAAGGTAATATTATGAGAACTATTGCTGCAAAATATATTGATGAAGGCAGAGCTGAAGGTATAAAGCTTGGTGAGACTAAAGGCAGAGCTGAAGGCAGAGCTGAAGCCGCACAAGGGCTTGCAAGAAACTTATTAAAAGCTGGCTTTTCAGTTGAATTTATTTCTGAAAATACTGGATTGTCAAAAGAAGAAGTGATTAATTTAAAAAATAACATAGAGTATTAA